The Candidatus Eisenbacteria bacterium genomic interval CTTCAAGCGCCATTACGAGCTCAACCGTATCGAGGGAATCCGCACCGAGGTCGTCAACGAAGGACGCTTCCGGCGTAACCCGGTCAGCGGATACTGAAAGCTGCTCCATTATCAACTCTTTCACTTTCTCCTCACTGAATTCCATCTTGGGGGTCACCTCCTCTCAGTCGGCTGCAACTGATCGTATTGCGGTGGGC includes:
- the acpP gene encoding acyl carrier protein → MEFSEEKVKELIMEQLSVSADRVTPEASFVDDLGADSLDTVELVMALEEEFDIEIPDEDAEKIKTVKDAIEYLRSHAAAK